One genomic segment of Marinitoga piezophila KA3 includes these proteins:
- a CDS encoding ComEC/Rec2 family competence protein, with protein sequence MPFFVTLFSVAITIILLIKVKMITTAIIFMAVVFFINKYSLKTKALFLIIIGLIVFRTLFITNVLPDNLNNIDLGILGYITDKNYNQFKVKTEKIFFENKWVDYNKTLYFNYNKFSVDPFEIGNKVYIYGSYLNGRFNAEYMANSNEGSIYSIRNYFKKRIYNHYDYSTNNILFSILFGGISPTYSKIYKEAGLLHLFAVSGFHVYLLYFAIYYIFSKTLIHIHYRRIFTIIILLFYLAASGFSPSATRAVLLLIFVELSKIFGFNIDTLNLLGIVGIINLLYNPYSILSPGFLMSYFASFSILFSLKYTKNPFIITLSAYLAVAPWSIIFFNGISLLGIFLSIIITPIIYAIMFFGVIAILFPIPHFLGIWIDYSLKGFNEFLIFLNSKIPYIIFNDNSAKFISYFISIIILFLFHMIKPQIFSNRLQEVI encoded by the coding sequence ATGCCATTTTTTGTAACACTTTTTTCAGTAGCAATTACAATAATCCTTTTAATAAAAGTAAAAATGATAACTACAGCCATAATATTTATGGCTGTAGTCTTTTTTATTAACAAATATTCCTTAAAAACTAAAGCTCTTTTTTTAATTATAATAGGATTAATCGTATTTAGGACACTTTTTATTACTAATGTTTTACCCGATAATCTTAATAACATTGACCTGGGAATTTTAGGATATATTACAGATAAAAACTATAATCAATTTAAAGTAAAAACAGAAAAAATTTTCTTTGAAAACAAATGGGTTGATTATAATAAAACATTATATTTTAACTATAATAAGTTTTCTGTTGATCCATTTGAAATTGGAAATAAAGTATATATCTATGGGAGTTACCTGAATGGAAGGTTTAATGCGGAGTATATGGCAAATTCAAATGAAGGAAGCATATACTCTATTAGAAATTATTTCAAAAAACGTATTTATAATCATTATGATTATTCAACAAATAATATTTTATTTTCCATTCTTTTTGGTGGCATAAGCCCTACATACTCTAAAATTTACAAGGAAGCTGGACTTTTGCATTTATTTGCTGTTTCTGGTTTTCACGTATATCTTCTTTATTTTGCCATATATTATATATTTTCAAAGACCTTAATTCATATACATTATAGGCGCATTTTTACTATAATAATATTGCTTTTTTATCTTGCAGCTTCAGGTTTTTCTCCTTCAGCAACAAGGGCTGTGCTTTTGCTAATTTTTGTTGAATTATCAAAAATCTTTGGCTTTAATATAGACACATTAAATCTCCTTGGAATAGTTGGAATAATAAATTTATTATATAATCCATATAGTATATTATCACCAGGATTTTTAATGAGTTACTTTGCTTCATTTTCAATATTATTTTCTCTAAAATATACTAAAAACCCGTTTATAATTACATTATCAGCATATCTTGCTGTTGCACCATGGAGTATTATATTTTTTAATGGAATTTCATTACTTGGAATCTTTTTATCGATAATTATTACACCGATAATATATGCAATAATGTTTTTTGGAGTTATAGCAATCTTATTCCCAATACCACATTTTTTAGGGATATGGATTGATTATTCATTAAAAGGATTCAATGAATTTTTGATTTTTCTAAATTCTAAAATCCCATATATTATCTTTAATGATAATTCTGCAAAATTCATTTCATATTTTATCAGTATAATAATACTGTTCTTGTTTCATATGATAAAACCCCAAATTTTCTCAAATAGATTACAGGAGGTAATATAA
- a CDS encoding 2,3-bisphosphoglycerate-independent phosphoglycerate mutase, which yields MVDRQEFLQKLITKTDSKIVMLVMDGIGDTVINGKTPLQAAKTPNLDKVATESDLGQTIPVLPGITPGSGPGHLGIFGYDPIKYQIGRGILEALGINVEVGEKDVVARANFATLDGDIVVDRRAGRPASEESARVVKILQEHIKEIDGVKITFYPGKEHRFVVKLTGEGLDDRIEDADPQKEGLPIKWAHAYDPAAEKTAEIVTKLMKEIREVLKDEPKINFALIRGFSKYPAIPKFPEVYKMRAAAIAVYPMYKGLAKLVGMDILDVDGETPADEFETLKKHWDEYDFFYVHIKKTDSYGEDGNFDAKVHVIEMVDEALPKLLELNPDVLVVTGDHSTPVAMSGHSWHPVPFMIKSPYTRAGLSKAFDEFEAARGSMGTIYAVDLMGLLLGNARKLEKFGA from the coding sequence ATGGTAGATAGACAGGAATTTTTACAAAAGCTTATTACAAAAACAGATTCAAAAATAGTAATGCTTGTAATGGATGGAATAGGAGACACAGTTATTAATGGAAAAACTCCTTTACAGGCTGCAAAAACTCCAAATCTCGATAAAGTAGCAACAGAATCAGACCTTGGTCAAACAATACCTGTTTTACCAGGAATAACTCCAGGTTCAGGACCTGGACATCTTGGTATTTTCGGATATGATCCTATTAAATACCAAATTGGAAGAGGTATCCTCGAAGCACTTGGTATTAATGTTGAAGTAGGAGAAAAAGACGTTGTTGCAAGAGCTAATTTCGCAACATTAGACGGTGATATTGTTGTTGACAGAAGAGCTGGAAGACCTGCATCAGAAGAATCAGCAAGAGTAGTAAAAATCTTACAAGAACACATAAAAGAAATCGATGGTGTTAAAATCACTTTCTATCCTGGAAAAGAACATAGATTCGTTGTAAAACTAACAGGAGAAGGATTAGATGACAGAATTGAAGATGCTGACCCACAGAAGGAAGGATTGCCAATTAAATGGGCACACGCATATGATCCTGCTGCAGAAAAAACTGCAGAAATAGTTACAAAATTAATGAAGGAAATTAGAGAAGTATTAAAAGACGAACCAAAAATCAATTTTGCATTAATTAGAGGATTTTCAAAATACCCTGCAATTCCAAAATTTCCAGAAGTTTATAAAATGAGAGCAGCTGCTATTGCTGTTTACCCAATGTATAAAGGCTTAGCTAAGTTGGTTGGAATGGATATTTTAGATGTTGACGGAGAAACACCTGCAGATGAATTTGAAACTTTGAAAAAACACTGGGATGAATATGACTTCTTCTATGTACATATTAAGAAAACAGATTCATACGGAGAAGACGGAAACTTTGATGCTAAGGTTCACGTAATCGAAATGGTTGATGAAGCATTACCAAAATTACTTGAATTAAATCCTGATGTTTTAGTGGTAACAGGAGATCATTCAACACCTGTAGCAATGAGCGGACACAGCTGGCATCCAGTTCCATTTATGATAAAATCCCCATATACAAGAGCTGGCTTATCAAAAGCATTTGATGAATTTGAAGCAGCAAGGGGCTCTATGGGAACAATATATGCTGTTGATCTTATGGGATTGCTTCTCGGTAATGCAAGAAAATTAGAAAAATTTGGAGCATAA